From the Parcubacteria group bacterium genome, the window ATCTTTATTGTTTATATAATACTACATACAACCATTATACCGCATAGCGCAGATCATTCAAATTTTTTCTTTTGATTGCTTGGAAATATTGAGCAAAATCCCCACAGCCGCCAACGAAAAAATAATTGATGTGCCTCCATAACTGATAAAAGGCATCGGGATGCCCGTGAGTGGCATGAGCGATGTGATCGCAGCGATGTTAATGATCGCTTGACCGGTGATCCACACAGTTATACCCCCTGCAACAAGCTTGCCAAATACGTCCGGCGCATTAGCAGCAATTTTCATCCCACGCCACGCAAATAGGAAAAAAAAGATCAAAACGATCAGTGCGCCGATGAGACCGAGTTCTTCGGAAATGATCGCAAAGATCGAATCTCCGACCGGTTCCGGAAGATATAATCCTTTTTGTTTGCTATGTCCCAAACCAACGCCAAGCCATCCTCCGCTACCAATTGCGATCAGTGCTTGTTGGATCTGATAACCTGTCCCCTGTGGGTCAGCCTCCGGATTGATAAATGACATAAAACGTGCCATGCGATATGGCGCGGCAATGATCAAGATAATGATCCCGGCCACTCCCAGCCCGATCACGCCAAAAATATGTTTTGATCTTGCACCCGCAAGATAAAAAACCGCAAGGGCAATAAACACCAAAATACTCGTCGTTCCCACATTTGGCTGCATCAAAACTAAAACGCATGGCAAACCGATAATTCCCAGAAATGGGATGAGACCCGTATAAAAGTCTTCAATCACTTTTGCACCTTTGCCACTGCACCACGCCGCAATATAGAGGATCAATGCCAACTTCATCATTTCAGATGGTTGAAAAGATGGGATAGGACCAAGATTGAGCCAACGGCTTGCACCATATGCCGTAATGCCGAATTCGGGCACCAAAATAAGCACAAGAAGAGTAATCGCGGAAAGATAGATCACATGCGCCCATTTACGAAAAAAATGATAATCGATACGACTAAAAACAACCAGTAAGACCAAACCCAACACTACGCCGATCAGTTGTCTTTTGAAAAAAAAATATGGATCACCAAACCGCACATCCGCATAGACGATGCCCGCCGATGCCACCATAAGGACACCAAAAACCGTCAAAATGCCCACAATGCCAAAAAGCATGCGATCAGATGCACCGGAAAAGTGCAATGTCTCTCGAGAAATTTTATTTTTATTTTGTTTTTTCGAGTGTACTACTCTACTTTTTTTCTTAAACATTATCTGTTTTTTTACTGTGTTCACTTCGCCACTTTTCGATCAATTGATGATTGCCGGAAAGCAATACATCCGGCACATGCCACCCATTGAAATCTTCCGGTTTAGTGTATTGCGGATGTTCACAATATCCTTCTGTGGCGTGTGATTCATGTATAATACTTTCCGCATTACCCAAGACGCCCGGAAGCAAGCGTACGATGCTATCCGCAATAACCATTGCTCCCAACTCACCACCGGTAAGTACATAATCCCCGATTGACAACTCCTCATCTGCAATATGTTCCGCAACACGCTCGTCCACACCTTCATACCGACCGCAGATAAAAATTACGTGTTTATAATTTTTCAATCGCTGTGCGTCAGATTGTGTAAATCGTTTACCTTTTGCAGAGAGTAAAATGATTCGTCGATCTCTCTGTATATCACTGTTTTCCACAACCTGCACAACTGCACGATGAATCGGTGCAACTTGCATCACCATACCCGCACCGCCACCATACGGCGTATCATCCACACGATGATGTTTATCCTCTGCAAAATCACGAATATCCGTATAACCGAAAGACGCCACACCTGCATCACATGCGCGTTTCATGATCGACCCTTCCATATATGGACGGACCAATTCCGGAAAAATTGTCAGAAAATCGATCTTTATCATATGTGTAGCTCTTATTGTACCCTTTTTTTGAGTATTTTAAAAGTAGAACATTATATATTATGGGAAAAATTATCGCAAATCAAAAACCATCCGCCTTGGGCGGATGGTTTTCGTGCATGCGATATTCACCGAGAAAGACTATTTTACACTTACTGTTGCGCCAGCTTCTTCAAGCTTTGCTTTTACTTTTTCAGCCTCTTCTTTTGATACACCCTCTTTGATCACTTTTGGTGCAGCATCTACCATGTCTTTTGCTTCTTTTAAACCAAGACCTGTGATCTCACGCACTGCTTTGATCACATTGATCTTTGATGCACCAACTGCTGCCAATTCTACATCAAATGCTGTTTTCTCTTCCGCAGCAGCTTCACCGCCAGCTACCGGCATAGCCATCGCTACCGGAGCAGCAGCAGACACGCCAAATTTCTCTTCGAGAACTTTGATCAACTCCGCAAGATCGAGAACACTCATCTCTTCGATCTCTTTGACGATCTTTTCAAACTTCTTTGGCACTACTACTTCTTTTTCTTCTGCCTTTTTTTCCTCTGTCATAGGATTATTGGTTAAACTTATTAATTAATTTATAAATAAATTACATGGAAAATATTATGATTCTTTGCTGTCTTTGATCGCTGAAAGTGCTTGTACGAATGTACGCGGCACACCAGCCAACACATTGACGAAACCACTGATCGGCGCCTGCAATTGTCCGAGGAGTCGCGCACGGAGTTCGTCGCGTGACGGCAATTTTGCCAATACATTCACTTCATCCACGCTCATCAATTTCTCTCCAAGCACACCGCCAACGATTTTGATGTTCTCATTTTTCTTTGCTGTGTCAAAAATGATCTTTGCGCTTGTCACCTCATCCGGAGATACACTCACTGCGATCTGTCCTTCAAATGATTTTGGATCGATCTCAATGTTGTTATTTTTGAGTGCGATCGCCAATAGTTTTTTCTTGATGATCTGAAATGTCGATCCCGCCTGACGAAGATCTCTCTTGAGCGTCACCATATCATTTGCGTTTAGGCCTTTGAAATCAGCCAAGACACATGCGGGGGACGATTTGAGTTCTTTTGTCAACTTTGCGACAATCACCTCTTTTTGTTGTCGTGTGAGCATATATTTCTTTGCGTTAACCCATTTATGCAATTAAAAAATCCTGCGGTCAAACTTCGCAGAACTCATTAATAGACGTAATTACCTACATCATCAATGTTCCTCACAAGGACTTATGTCCTGCCTTGCTTCTGCGGAGCATTTGTGCGTATTCATTTTTTCAAAACTCCCCTATCGTATCGCAATATGCAACAACTGTCAACTCATTTACGCTACTGGAGTTGCTTCTGGTGTTTTTTCTGTCTTTTCCACACTCTCCGCCTCTTTTGTCTTTTCTTCCACGACTTCAGCAACCGCTTCCGGCTCCGGCGTTGGTTTTGCAGGGACTTTTACAACACGTTTTGCGCCTTTGATCACGCCATTTCTGACCAAAAGATTGTACACGCTATCAGATGGCTGTGCACCATTTGCCAAAAATTGCTTGATCTTTTCCTCTTTCAAAACTGTTTGCTTGAGATGAGGATCATGGCTTCCCACGACTGCGATGTGTTTTCCTTTCGGTGACTTCGTTTTTTCCTGTACCACGATGCGATATTGCGCGTGATTGTGTCTTCCGACACGACTGTACCGTATTACCAACATAATTTCACTTATTATTATAGACTAATCAAACAACCGCATGAGCATGTACTCTCATGAGTAGTAAAGCATGTACTGTATAGCATAACCAATATCTCATTTTTTGTCAATATTCCACGATTATTCATCACACAGCGCAAAGCGGACATTTGCATCAACAGTTTCTCTATCTTTCCGGTCATGATAAATTAGAGCGTGTTTCCAGATTTCAATTTTTATTATTCACATTTTCCTGATATAATAGAAAAATAAAATATCAAAATAAAAATATGAAAGATCAGAAAGTTTCCACAATACTCGGCACGACAATTCTTATCATCATTGCTGCAACAGTTGCAGGATTTACATTTCTGTGTGTAAAAAATACTTCGATCAAAACGAATATCGCGCCGACTGTTGTTCAACCGCGATTAAGTCAAAAAAAAGGAGTTCTTGACGATGTAAATAAAAATATTACAAAAGAAGATTTGCTCATAGCAAGTGATTGGAAAATGGTTTCTCATAAAAACTTCTGGAATAATCCCGATCTTTTTTCACATTCAAATTATTTTTTTCCACAGATTGTCTTTTATTAT encodes:
- the rpsP gene encoding 30S ribosomal protein S16, with product MLVIRYSRVGRHNHAQYRIVVQEKTKSPKGKHIAVVGSHDPHLKQTVLKEEKIKQFLANGAQPSDSVYNLLVRNGVIKGAKRVVKVPAKPTPEPEAVAEVVEEKTKEAESVEKTEKTPEATPVA
- the rplL gene encoding 50S ribosomal protein L7/L12; this encodes MTEEKKAEEKEVVVPKKFEKIVKEIEEMSVLDLAELIKVLEEKFGVSAAAPVAMAMPVAGGEAAAEEKTAFDVELAAVGASKINVIKAVREITGLGLKEAKDMVDAAPKVIKEGVSKEEAEKVKAKLEEAGATVSVK
- the rplJ gene encoding 50S ribosomal protein L10, which codes for MLTRQQKEVIVAKLTKELKSSPACVLADFKGLNANDMVTLKRDLRQAGSTFQIIKKKLLAIALKNNNIEIDPKSFEGQIAVSVSPDEVTSAKIIFDTAKKNENIKIVGGVLGEKLMSVDEVNVLAKLPSRDELRARLLGQLQAPISGFVNVLAGVPRTFVQALSAIKDSKES
- the ftsW gene encoding putative lipid II flippase FtsW; translated protein: MFKKKSRVVHSKKQNKNKISRETLHFSGASDRMLFGIVGILTVFGVLMVASAGIVYADVRFGDPYFFFKRQLIGVVLGLVLLVVFSRIDYHFFRKWAHVIYLSAITLLVLILVPEFGITAYGASRWLNLGPIPSFQPSEMMKLALILYIAAWCSGKGAKVIEDFYTGLIPFLGIIGLPCVLVLMQPNVGTTSILVFIALAVFYLAGARSKHIFGVIGLGVAGIIILIIAAPYRMARFMSFINPEADPQGTGYQIQQALIAIGSGGWLGVGLGHSKQKGLYLPEPVGDSIFAIISEELGLIGALIVLIFFFLFAWRGMKIAANAPDVFGKLVAGGITVWITGQAIINIAAITSLMPLTGIPMPFISYGGTSIIFSLAAVGILLNISKQSKEKI
- the trmD gene encoding tRNA (guanosine(37)-N1)-methyltransferase TrmD, which gives rise to MIKIDFLTIFPELVRPYMEGSIMKRACDAGVASFGYTDIRDFAEDKHHRVDDTPYGGGAGMVMQVAPIHRAVVQVVENSDIQRDRRIILLSAKGKRFTQSDAQRLKNYKHVIFICGRYEGVDERVAEHIADEELSIGDYVLTGGELGAMVIADSIVRLLPGVLGNAESIIHESHATEGYCEHPQYTKPEDFNGWHVPDVLLSGNHQLIEKWRSEHSKKTDNV